One region of Danio rerio strain Tuebingen ecotype United States chromosome 5, GRCz12tu, whole genome shotgun sequence genomic DNA includes:
- the LOC137495510 gene encoding uncharacterized protein, with product MDNLAYTIKSSNSVSPPTLESRNPVVNPQSLTLSAPPLCGGRQQAMALLSRSQSLPRTLSTATLISTTAVMSSEWTKVMPVSSEVKDMCNKVKQQIELGAGVSFTTYHPQNYITKTDQNPATNTFVVKVDTGNYQCVHAKILETGQGFTVPEVKYPLPISEPLVPF from the exons atggataatttagcctacacaattaaGTCCTCCAATTCTGTCTCGCCACCGACTCTGGAGTCTAGGAACCCGGTTGTGAACCCCCAGTCCCTTACGCTCTCTGCTCCTCCCCTTTGTGGTGGTCGGCAACAGGCTATGGCTCTTCTCAGCAGATCGCAGTCACTTCCCCGGACTTTGTCTACAGCG actttaatcaGCACCACTGCAGTGATGTCAAGCGAGTGGACCAAGGTGATGCCTGTCTCTTCAGAGGTCAAAGACATGTGCAATAAG GTGAAGCAACAAATAGAGCTGGGAGCTGGAGTCTCTTTTACAACCTACCATCCTCAGAATTATATTACCAAAACGGATCAAAACCCTGCAACAAACACATTTGTGGTGAag GTGGACACTGGAAATTACCAGTGTGTTCATGCAAAGATACTTGAAACCGGGCAAGGATTTACTGTGCCAGAAGTCAAATACCCCCTACCCATCAGTGAGCCTCTGGTACCCTTTTGA